Proteins encoded within one genomic window of Cyanobacterium stanieri LEGE 03274:
- a CDS encoding LmeA family phospholipid-binding protein: MALPNLNNFGETTINKIATKAFETQVTQARELSVNVKVNRQNLRKGILESLEINGEGLIMKRGLSLEQMNINLYEIGVNPLKALMGNVQLTKPSEGNACIILTEKDICTALNIGYLNGITSNYDVSVNNQPIHIKFENIHCNILADHRIMITAEVLLQETNSIERISLSFKPIICDQGNGVLLDNLDYLEGKELSPIIIDAFTSQICDVFNLDHFVIDGISLQVNSLDFSGGMLKVSALAGISHFPMGNK; this comes from the coding sequence ATGGCATTACCAAACCTTAATAATTTCGGGGAAACAACCATTAATAAAATTGCGACTAAAGCCTTTGAAACTCAAGTAACTCAAGCAAGGGAATTAAGTGTTAATGTCAAAGTCAACCGTCAAAACTTACGTAAAGGTATTCTTGAATCCTTAGAAATTAATGGTGAGGGTTTAATCATGAAAAGAGGCTTAAGTTTAGAGCAAATGAATATTAATCTCTACGAAATAGGCGTTAATCCCCTCAAGGCTTTAATGGGTAATGTACAATTAACAAAACCCAGTGAAGGTAACGCTTGTATAATTCTGACGGAAAAAGATATTTGTACCGCATTAAACATTGGTTATTTAAATGGAATTACCTCGAACTATGATGTATCTGTCAATAATCAGCCTATCCACATCAAATTTGAAAATATCCACTGCAATATCTTAGCGGATCATCGCATCATGATCACAGCGGAAGTATTGTTACAAGAAACAAACTCCATTGAAAGAATTAGCCTTTCATTTAAACCGATTATTTGTGATCAAGGAAATGGAGTTTTATTAGATAATTTAGACTATCTTGAGGGCAAAGAATTATCACCGATTATCATTGATGCTTTTACTTCTCAAATTTGTGATGTTTTTAATTTAGATCATTTTGTCATTGATGGTATTTCTTTACAGGTAAATAGTCTCGATTTTTCGGGAGGGATGTTAAAAGTATCGGCTTTAGCGGGAATTAGTCATTTTCCCATGGGTAATAAGTAA
- a CDS encoding DUF561 domain-containing protein codes for MSLKNLRDAIAHKKALKVISGLNNFDVANVVAVCRAAQLGGATFVDIAADVEIIKAVKESIDLPVCVSAVEPQLFVSAVEAGADLIEIGNFDSFYAQGINFSAEDVLSLTRQTRALLPHVLLSVTVPHTLPLDEQVELAQKLEAEGADIIQTEGGTSSNPNHSGILGLIEKASPTLAAAHAISRAVQIPVLCASGLSDVTVPMAIATGASGVGVGSAVNKLNDQVAMIAVVRSLVEALNRSASQAVV; via the coding sequence ATGAGTCTTAAGAATTTAAGAGATGCGATCGCCCATAAAAAAGCCCTTAAAGTAATTAGTGGTTTAAACAATTTTGATGTTGCCAATGTGGTTGCAGTGTGTAGAGCCGCCCAATTAGGGGGAGCTACCTTTGTGGATATTGCCGCCGATGTAGAAATCATTAAAGCGGTAAAAGAATCCATTGATTTACCCGTGTGCGTCAGTGCCGTTGAGCCCCAATTATTTGTCAGTGCCGTTGAAGCGGGAGCAGATTTAATCGAAATCGGAAACTTTGATAGTTTCTATGCCCAAGGTATTAACTTCAGTGCTGAGGACGTTTTAAGCCTCACCCGTCAAACCCGTGCTTTGTTACCCCATGTTCTTCTTTCCGTCACTGTACCCCATACCCTTCCCCTCGATGAGCAGGTAGAGTTAGCTCAAAAATTAGAAGCAGAAGGAGCAGATATAATCCAAACTGAAGGTGGTACAAGTTCCAACCCAAATCATAGTGGTATTTTAGGCTTAATTGAAAAAGCCAGTCCTACCCTTGCCGCGGCCCATGCTATCTCCAGAGCGGTACAAATTCCCGTGCTTTGTGCCTCTGGTTTATCTGATGTGACTGTTCCCATGGCGATCGCCACTGGTGCATCGGGAGTAGGAGTCGGCTCGGCGGTAAATAAACTTAATGATCAAGTAGCCATGATTGCAGTGGTACGTAGTCTTGTAGAAGCCCTCAACCGTAGTGCTAGTCAGGCGGTAGTTTAG
- a CDS encoding DUF192 domain-containing protein, with protein sequence MIRKYVTFVHKKYDLFIYVLSCFVLLSFPLMGCELDSSKADSPKVEVENPTNVNELPITAMTIINGEQIDLEVATTSEQQAQGLMYRQFLPSNRGMLFPFEFPRRATFWMKNVNMPLDMIFLYRGKVVSIENNVPPCESEPCPIYGPEAIVDQVLELAGGRANELNLQRGDRIYIQFLENNVR encoded by the coding sequence ATGATTAGGAAATATGTAACTTTTGTGCATAAAAAATATGATTTGTTCATTTATGTTTTAAGTTGTTTTGTGTTGTTATCTTTTCCGTTAATGGGATGTGAGTTGGATTCTTCCAAGGCTGATTCTCCAAAAGTTGAAGTAGAAAACCCGACTAATGTTAATGAGTTACCTATTACGGCTATGACTATTATTAATGGGGAGCAAATTGATTTAGAGGTAGCGACAACATCTGAGCAACAAGCTCAAGGATTGATGTATCGTCAGTTTTTGCCCTCTAATCGAGGTATGTTATTTCCTTTTGAGTTTCCCCGTCGGGCTACTTTTTGGATGAAGAATGTTAATATGCCCCTTGATATGATTTTTCTTTATCGAGGTAAGGTTGTTTCCATTGAAAACAATGTTCCCCCCTGTGAGAGTGAGCCATGTCCTATTTATGGACCAGAAGCTATAGTAGATCAGGTTTTGGAGTTGGCTGGTGGCAGGGCTAATGAGTTAAATTTACAACGGGGCGATCGCATCTATATCCAATTTTTAGAAAATAATGTAAGATAG
- a CDS encoding DUF2949 domain-containing protein → MPPTIYSHFIEFLKDEINLSPDSIAIARRSVKQNTELMPMVLWQYGLVTIEQLDRIYDWLEKF, encoded by the coding sequence ATGCCACCTACCATCTATTCTCATTTTATTGAATTTCTCAAAGACGAAATCAATCTTTCTCCCGATTCTATTGCTATTGCAAGGCGCTCAGTCAAACAAAATACTGAGTTGATGCCGATGGTATTATGGCAATATGGTTTAGTAACCATTGAACAATTAGATCGCATTTATGATTGGCTAGAAAAGTTTTAA